CTGGGCAGCCGTTCTATCTGCGGAATCATTACCTGGGGGTGTATGCGCAGGATAGCTGGCGGGTTCGGAACGATCTTACTTTGAATCTGGGGATTCGGTGGGATGTGGTCGAGCCGTGGTCTGAGAAGAATCATCAACTGCAGACCTATATTGCGGGGCGGCAGTCGGTTCTTTATCCGGGAGCGCCTGCGGGGTTTGTGGTTGCGGGCGATCCGGGTGTGCCGGAGACGATTGCTCCGACGAGCTTCAAGAACTTTGCGCCGCGGATTGGGGTGGCTTATGCGCCTCGGTTTGAGAGCGGGTTGGGACGGCTGCTGTTTGGGGAGTCGGGCAAGAGCAGCATCCGGGCTAGTTATGGGATCTTCTATACGGCGTTTCCGGGGCTTTCGGCGGGGATCATGTATGCGGTGCCGCCGTTCGGCTTCAACTATCTGAGTCCGGGGCCGCCGCTGCTGGCTACGCCGTTTATTACTGCGGCTACGGGTGTGAATAACGGGCAGCGCTTTCCTTTCCCGTTTCCTCCGCATAACGTTTCGACTTCCAATCCGGACAACAATGTGGACTGGTCCAACTTCACGCCGATTGCGGCCGATCCGTTCTTCAACTCTCGCAACAGGGTTCCGTACATCAATAACTACATGCTGTCCCTGCAACGGCAGATCACGCGCGACCTGGTTTTTACGGCGAGCTATGTGGGGAACCAGGGGCATCATCTGCTGACGCTGGTGTCCGTGAATCCGGGCGATCCGGCACTGTGCCTGAGCCTGCCGGGGTGCGGGGCGTTTGGAGAGGATACGGCTTATACGAATGGAGCGGGACAGACGGTGCGGGGGACTCGGGTGGGGCAGGGGTCGAACTATGGGGAGAATACGTCGGACTCTTCGATTGCCAACTCCAACTACAACGCGTTGCAGACTACGTTGAAGTATCAGCATCGGGGTTCGTCGTTTCTGCTGAGCTATACGTATGGGAAGTCGATCGATCAGGGATCGAATCTGGGGGAGCAGTTGGACCCTGTGGATGCGCGACATTCACGGGCGATTTCTGCCTACGATCTGCGGCATGACTTTGTGGCGACTTATGACCTCCAGCTTGGGGTGGATCAGCTGGTGGGGCGGAGCAATCGTTGGACGAAGGACTGGAGTTTGTCCGGCACGACTCGGTTTGCGAGCGGGCTGCCGGTGACCTTGTCCGATAACTCGGATAACTCGTACCTGGGGACGCTTGGGAATGGAGCGAATAATTTTCTGATCGATACGCCACAGTATGCGCCGGGAAATTTACAGATCAACAAGGACGGTCGTAGTGGGCGGGATGCGTTTCGTGTTGCGAGTTTTCAGGAAGAGCTGCCGGGGCAGCTTGGAAATGCGAAGCGGAGGTTCTTCTACGGGCCGGGGATCGATAACTACGATGCCAGCCTGCAGAAGGGCGTGCGGCTGCGGGATGCGATGACGCTGAACCTGCGGCTGGAGGGTTTCAACGTGTTCAACCATGCGCAGTTCTTTGGGCCGGCTGCGGTGAATGGTCAGTTTGAAGATCCGTTGTTTGGGAAGATTGTGAGTGCGACGGCTCCGCGGTTGGTGCAGGTTGCCGCGAAGCTCGCCTTCTGAGTTGAGGGTATGCCGCCAAGGAATAAAACGAGCAACAACAAATACCAATATGGAGGTTCTGGCTTCGCCAGAATGACGAACATATTTATCCGTTGCTCTATTAGTGACTGCCTTCTATCGACGGCTTTAGAAGTAGATCTTGGCTGCCAGCTCGATCTGGCGGGAGCCGTTGAGGGTTGAGCTGACTTGGCCGGCGGTGGTGGAGTCGATGTTGGTGACCGGGGTGGCGAAGGTGGCGTGGTTGAAGAGGTTGAAGAAGGAGCCGCGGAGTTCGAGCGAGCGGGACTCGGAGAAGTGGAAGTCCTTGAGGAGCGACATATCAAACTGGACGAGGCCGTCCGAGCGTAAGAGGTTGATGCCGCCGTTGCCGTAGGTGTACTGGGTGGGGAGAGCGTAGGCGTCGGTGGCGTTGGGTGCGAGGGACTTGCAGGCGGTGTTCCTGGAGTCGAAAAACCAGCAGTTGACGTTGCGGGTGTTGGTGACTCGGCCGATGACGTTGGGGCGCTGCGAGCCTACGCCGGTGTTGGCCTGGTCGGCGCTGATGGTGGGGGTGTAGGGCAGGCCGGACTGCAAGGTGACGATGCCGGAGACCTGCCAGTTGGCGATGGCCTGGTTGATGATGCTGTTGGTGTGGCTGAGGAAGGTTTTGCCGCGGCCGAAGGGGAGTTCATAGACGTAGCTGGTGACGAAGTTGTGGGTGAGGTCGTAGTTGCAGACGCCGTAGTAACGGATGAGTGGGGTGTCTTCACGGACGACGGAGGTGTAGGTGCCGTCGGTGAGGCACTTGCTGTAGGTGTAGCTGGCGAGGAAGGTGGCACCGGCGAAGCCGCGCGCTTCAAACTTGGTCTGCAGGGCGTTGTAGCTGCCGTTGCCGGCGAAGCGTGAATCGCTGATGGTGCCCCACTGGGGGAGTTGACGGCGGTTCTGTACGGCACCGGCGGCGGGGTTGGGATCGTTGATCTGGAAGGCCTGCTGCATGTGCGTGGTCTTGTTGCCGACGTAGGCGACGTCCAGCGAGATGCGTGCGCCGAATTGGTGCTGGACGGCTGCGTTGTACTCCTGAATGTAGGTGTTCTGTACGTGGAGGGCCATGCTGGTGATGCTGGGGGTGGAGCAGGAGTTGGCGACGAAGCCGAAGGAGCAGACGGCGTTGGTGGTATTCGCCGTGACGACGGGTTGACCGGAGAAGAAGTTGCCGAAGGTGAGGGTGGGTGTTGGGGTAGCGTTGTTGACGGTCTGCGAGGCGATGAAGGGGACCGTGTTCTGGGTGTTGTTGATGGCGTTATCGTCCGGGAAGAGGAAGAAGATGCCGTATGCGCCGCGCAGGACGGTGCTGGGTTTGGGGCTGTAGGCGAAGCCGAGGCGTGGGGCTACGTTAGCGTAGGCGGTGGAGCGGACGTTTTCCGGAAGGTGGAGGCTGGCGGTGGTCTCGAAGCGGTCCGCGAAGAGGGTGAGGAGGGATGGGGTGAGGGGCTGGACGCTGGGGTCGATGTTGGTGGGGATGACGAGCTTGCCGGTGGCGGTATCGAAGCCGGAGGTCTGGCCTTTGAGGGCGGTCCAGAAGGGGTTGATCTCTTCACGGATGCCGGCATTGACGGTGAGGTTGGGGAGGACTTTGATGTCGTCCTGGAAGAACATGCTCTGGAAGTTTCCGTTGCTGCCCCAGATGTTGCGGAAGGTGCTGCGGCTGCCGCTGAGGGGGTCGCCGATGAGGAAGTCCGCGAAGTTGTCTCCGCAGGTTACGCCGGCGGTGGCGGTGCAGTTCTTGCCGGTGTAGAGGCCGTTGAAGTTGAAGGTGCCGGTGGAGTTGTTGCCTGCGATGAAGGTGTTGGTGTTGTGGAAGAGCTCATAGCCGATGCGGATGTCCTGCTTGCCGCTGGCGTAGTTGAGATGATCGACATACTGCCAGGAACGGATCTTGTTCTGCTTGGGATAGCTGTTGTTGGCCTGGCCGTTGTAGTTGGAGTAATTGGAGATGGTGACGCTGGGGAAGCCGACGGTGGAGGGCGGCGCGAGGCCGTCGAGGCCGGTGATGCCGGCGAGGTCGTCGATATTGGTGCCCTGGAGTGAGCTGGTGAAGAGGAAGTAGCTGCGGTAGTAGGAGACCTGCAGATCGTTGATGAGCTTGGGGCTGAAGACGTGGGTTTCACGGACGACGGCGTTCTGGCCACGGCTGCGGAGCGGGAAGCCGCCGAGGGCGGTGTAGGCGTTGGGATCGGTCTCACGGTTGTCCGAGATGGAGTAACGGCCGGTGAGGTGATCGGCTGCGAAGAGTTGGTGGTCGATGCGGATATCGCCTTGGCCTAATTGCTGCTTGAGCTTGTTGGTGACGATGGCGCGGCTGGTGCCGTTGGAGACGAAGTTGGGCAGGGGCATGTACTTGAGGAGGTACTGGGCCTGCGGGGAGATGCGGTTCTGGGGGATCTTGTTGAGGACGCCGCCATCCTGGAACTGGAGCTTGGTGGTGGGGTCTATGAGGATGACGGGGAGGGCGGAGAAGTCGCCGTTGCGCTGGGCGGCTGTGGGGACGACGGAGTTGAAGTTCTGGGCCTGGGAGAAGAGGGTCTCCTGGAGATCTACGAAGAAGAAGGTCTTGTCACGATAGATGGGGCCGCCGACTGCGAAGCCGAACTGGTTGCGGTGGAGGGGTTCATCACGCTGAGTGCTGCCGGTGGGCGGGACGAAGAAGTAGTTCTTGGCGTCGAGGGCATTGTTGCGGAGGAACTCATAGAGGACGCCGTGGAACTTGTTGGTGCCGGATTTGAGGGTGGCGTTGATGACGGTGGGGCTGTGGCCGTAGTCCGCGCCCATGTTGCCGGATTCAACCTTGAACTCCTGGAGGGCGTCTACGTTGGGCTGAATGATGGTGCCGCCGAGCTGGAACTCGGTGATGTTGGCTCCGTCGAGATACCAGCCGGTCCATGAGGGGGAGAGGCCGTTGACGTTGACGTTGACGGCGCTGGCGCGGATGGAGGTTCCACCGGAGGCGATGTTCTGGCCGCCCTGGATGAAGCTGACGCCGGGGGTGAGCTGGGTGAGCTGCCAGAAATTGCGGCCGTTGAGGGGGACGTTCTGGACGGTCTGGGTGTCGATGACCTGGCCGACGGAGGAGGTGGCGGCGTTGAGGAGGGGGACCTCGGCGGCGATGACGGTGACCTTGTCCGTGACGGCTCCGACGTGGATGACGGGATTGATGGTGGCCTTCTGGGCGACCTGGAGCTCGGTATCGGCGATCTGGACGCTGGCGAAGCCTTCGTGCGTGACGGTGACGGAGTAATGGCCGATCTGGAGGTTGGGAAAGGTGTATTCGCCGTTGGCGCTGCTCTTGACGGTGCGGGTTTCTCCGGTGCCGAGGCTTTTGATGGTGACCGTCGCGTCCGGGACTACGGCTCCGGAGTCGTCCTGGACGGTGCCAAGGATGGTGCCGGTGTTGGACTGAGCGAGGAGGCTGGGCGTGGCAAGCAGACTGGCGGAGAGGAGATAGAGTGAGGCTGTTTTGACGAAGGGGTTACGCATGGTGGCTCCTGAGAATCGAATGGTGCGGTGCTGCGAACGAGCGGGTCAGACCCAGAGAAGCGGTTGGCGGATGGGGTAGTTGCGGATGATCTCGCGATCCGTGGGGTCTGGGTTGAGGGATTTCCATAGGTCGAGGTACGGCTGCTGGTGGCAGGCGAGGCCGGCGAAGAGGAGGCCGGGGGAGCGAACGGGGAGGGCGTCGAAGTGCTCGACGTCATGGGCGTACGGCCAGGCGTTGCGATCCTTGAGGAATGGGTAGAGGAACTCGGCTGATTTGCAGAGGCCCCGGCCGTCCGGGAGGGCAAACTTTGTGGCGTCCTGCTGTACTCCCTTGAGGGACTGGCAGAGGCCGGCCATGACGTCGAAGTTGAAGATGGAGTAGCTGTAGGGCTTGGTGCGGAGGAGCTCCTTGGGGAAGGAGCCGTTGGGGCCTAGCTGGTTGGGCAGGAGGATGGTGATGTATTGGTGATAGACCTCGGCGCGGGTGGTCTCGTCCTTGATGAGGCGGGCGAACTCCGCGGCCTGGAGGGCCCAGCACATGGAGTGGTTGTTGAGGGCATCGCGCTCGGTGGTGCCGAACTTGCTGGTTTTGAGCCAGGAGAGGTACTCGGTGAACCAGGTTTTGACTCCGGCGCTGTCTTCCGGCGAGAGCAGGGTGCCCATGAGGAAAGAGGCGGCGCGGGCGACTTCTACGAGGTGGAGGGTATCGATGACGCCGAAGGAGCGGCCGGTGGAGACACCTTTGACGCCCTGCGAAAACTCCAGGTTGGGGTTCATGCGGGTGGCGGGGGTGACGAACCAGGCGCGGAGGTGGGCGCAGGCGGCTTCGCCGTAACGCTTGCCTTGCTTGTCCCCAAGGAGGACCCAGGC
This region of Granulicella tundricola MP5ACTX9 genomic DNA includes:
- a CDS encoding TonB-dependent receptor, yielding MRNPFVKTASLYLLSASLLATPSLLAQSNTGTILGTVQDDSGAVVPDATVTIKSLGTGETRTVKSSANGEYTFPNLQIGHYSVTVTHEGFASVQIADTELQVAQKATINPVIHVGAVTDKVTVIAAEVPLLNAATSSVGQVIDTQTVQNVPLNGRNFWQLTQLTPGVSFIQGGQNIASGGTSIRASAVNVNVNGLSPSWTGWYLDGANITEFQLGGTIIQPNVDALQEFKVESGNMGADYGHSPTVINATLKSGTNKFHGVLYEFLRNNALDAKNYFFVPPTGSTQRDEPLHRNQFGFAVGGPIYRDKTFFFVDLQETLFSQAQNFNSVVPTAAQRNGDFSALPVILIDPTTKLQFQDGGVLNKIPQNRISPQAQYLLKYMPLPNFVSNGTSRAIVTNKLKQQLGQGDIRIDHQLFAADHLTGRYSISDNRETDPNAYTALGGFPLRSRGQNAVVRETHVFSPKLINDLQVSYYRSYFLFTSSLQGTNIDDLAGITGLDGLAPPSTVGFPSVTISNYSNYNGQANNSYPKQNKIRSWQYVDHLNYASGKQDIRIGYELFHNTNTFIAGNNSTGTFNFNGLYTGKNCTATAGVTCGDNFADFLIGDPLSGSRSTFRNIWGSNGNFQSMFFQDDIKVLPNLTVNAGIREEINPFWTALKGQTSGFDTATGKLVIPTNIDPSVQPLTPSLLTLFADRFETTASLHLPENVRSTAYANVAPRLGFAYSPKPSTVLRGAYGIFFLFPDDNAINNTQNTVPFIASQTVNNATPTPTLTFGNFFSGQPVVTANTTNAVCSFGFVANSCSTPSITSMALHVQNTYIQEYNAAVQHQFGARISLDVAYVGNKTTHMQQAFQINDPNPAAGAVQNRRQLPQWGTISDSRFAGNGSYNALQTKFEARGFAGATFLASYTYSKCLTDGTYTSVVREDTPLIRYYGVCNYDLTHNFVTSYVYELPFGRGKTFLSHTNSIINQAIANWQVSGIVTLQSGLPYTPTISADQANTGVGSQRPNVIGRVTNTRNVNCWFFDSRNTACKSLAPNATDAYALPTQYTYGNGGINLLRSDGLVQFDMSLLKDFHFSESRSLELRGSFFNLFNHATFATPVTNIDSTTAGQVSSTLNGSRQIELAAKIYF
- a CDS encoding alginate lyase family protein → MQVLNFIGNLDRRAFLKTAAAASAALTLNPAWAKAPAEKEDGHALVAKTDRQRILTAANLYLAQKPATITDFPTKRSPGGLHDFYSQADYFWPNPKDPNGPYINRDGQSNPENFADHRKAMIRLSVEMPALTAAWVLLGDKQGKRYGEAACAHLRAWFVTPATRMNPNLEFSQGVKGVSTGRSFGVIDTLHLVEVARAASFLMGTLLSPEDSAGVKTWFTEYLSWLKTSKFGTTERDALNNHSMCWALQAAEFARLIKDETTRAEVYHQYITILLPNQLGPNGSFPKELLRTKPYSYSIFNFDVMAGLCQSLKGVQQDATKFALPDGRGLCKSAEFLYPFLKDRNAWPYAHDVEHFDALPVRSPGLLFAGLACHQQPYLDLWKSLNPDPTDREIIRNYPIRQPLLWV